The genome window GTTTTCCGGAGGAGCGCTGAGTCAGATGTCCGTGATGGCGCTCGGCATTATGCCTTATATCAGCGCCTCCATTATCATCGAACTGCTGTCTGTCGTAATTCCCTATCTTGAAAAGTTGAAAAAGGAAGGCGAGCAGGGGCGGAAAAAGATCGTTCAGTACACTCGCTACGGTACAATCGTCCTCAGCGTGATCCAAGGCTTCGGTATTGCGGTCGGGCTGGAGAGGATGTCAAGCCCCGGCGGCGCAATGGTGGTTCCGGCGGGGGGTTGGGGTTTCCGCCTTTTGGCAGTCGTGACATTGACAGCCGGAACAGCGTTCCTCATGTGGCTCGGTGAGCAGATCACGGAGCGAGGAATAGGGAACGGGATTTCTCTGATTATTTTTGCCGGCATCGTGGCGGGCTTGCCTGTTGCGGTGGTGAACACCTTCCGTCTAATGGGAACCGGTGAGATCGCGCCGTTCTTCATGGTGCTTTTGCTGGCATTCATGATCGTCGTGATTGGAGTGATCGTTTTTGTCGAGCGAGGGCAGCGCAGGATACCGGTTCAATATGCCAAACGGGTGGTAGGGCGTCGTATGTACGGAGGACAGAGCACCCATCTGCCGCTGAAGATCAATACGGCCGGGGTTATCCCGCCGATCTTCGCATCGTCGATTATCATGTTCCCGGCGACGATTGCCAATTTTTTGAACGTTGAAAAAATTCCCTGGTTGCAGGCGGTCGTAAACACCCTTTCTCCCGGACATATCGTCTATACTTTGATATACGTTGCCTTCATATTCTTTTTCTGCTATTTTTACACGGCTGTGCACTTCAATCCAGTTGATGTCGCAGACAATATGAAGCGCTACGGCGGCTTTATTCCAGGTATCAGGCCCGGGAAGAACACCGCCGAATATATCGATCGTGTTTTGACGAGAATCACGT of Desulfatiglans anilini DSM 4660 contains these proteins:
- the secY gene encoding preprotein translocase subunit SecY, with the translated sequence MIGGFQNIPKIPELKKRILFTLMMLAVYRLGCHIPTPGIDGTALAAFFNAQQGTLFGLFDMFSGGALSQMSVMALGIMPYISASIIIELLSVVIPYLEKLKKEGEQGRKKIVQYTRYGTIVLSVIQGFGIAVGLERMSSPGGAMVVPAGGWGFRLLAVVTLTAGTAFLMWLGEQITERGIGNGISLIIFAGIVAGLPVAVVNTFRLMGTGEIAPFFMVLLLAFMIVVIGVIVFVERGQRRIPVQYAKRVVGRRMYGGQSTHLPLKINTAGVIPPIFASSIIMFPATIANFLNVEKIPWLQAVVNTLSPGHIVYTLIYVAFIFFFCYFYTAVHFNPVDVADNMKRYGGFIPGIRPGKNTAEYIDRVLTRITFAGAIYVSLICILPEILIYRLNVPFYFGGTALLIVVGVAMDTTNQIESHMLTRHYEGFMKKGFGRTR